From a region of the Sinorhizobium sp. B11 genome:
- a CDS encoding ATP12 family chaperone protein, with amino-acid sequence MRDLLNDLSEDLSHPDPIRRAQIQMKKPLPKRFYQAVSVEPNEDGFAIMLDGKAVRTPARQILAVPSEALAKLVAAEWDAQREVIDPSLMPATRLVNTAIDGVATDTQAVFEDILRFSSSDLLCYRADGPEKLVERQMARWDPVLDWAAADLGARFILVEGVMHHEQPREAIAAFGSALRRHDSALELAALHTMTTITGSALLALAIAETAITPDEAWSLAHLDEDWTIEHWGSDEEAEQRRAKRFEDFKAATDVFFALRA; translated from the coding sequence ATGCGCGACCTGCTAAACGACCTTTCCGAAGACCTGAGCCATCCCGATCCGATCCGCCGCGCGCAGATCCAGATGAAGAAGCCGCTGCCAAAGCGTTTCTATCAGGCTGTTTCCGTCGAACCGAATGAGGACGGTTTCGCCATCATGCTCGACGGCAAGGCCGTGCGCACGCCGGCCCGCCAGATCCTGGCCGTGCCGAGCGAAGCGCTGGCAAAGCTCGTGGCCGCCGAATGGGACGCACAGCGCGAGGTCATCGATCCCTCGCTGATGCCGGCAACGCGCCTCGTCAACACGGCGATCGACGGTGTCGCGACAGACACGCAGGCCGTCTTCGAGGATATTCTGCGCTTTTCGTCAAGCGATCTGCTCTGCTATCGCGCCGATGGTCCGGAAAAGCTGGTCGAACGACAGATGGCACGCTGGGATCCGGTGCTCGACTGGGCAGCCGCCGATCTCGGCGCACGCTTCATCCTTGTCGAAGGCGTGATGCATCATGAGCAGCCGCGCGAGGCGATCGCCGCCTTCGGCTCTGCACTGCGCCGGCATGACAGTGCCCTCGAGCTCGCAGCTCTCCACACGATGACGACGATCACCGGTTCGGCGCTGCTGGCGCTTGCCATTGCCGAGACCGCGATCACGCCGGACGAAGCCTGGTCGCTCGCCCATCTCGATGAGGACTGGACCATCGAACATTGGGGAAGCGACGAAGAAGCCGAGCAGCGCCGGGCCAAGCGTTTTGAGGATTTCAAAGCGGCAACGGATGTTTTTTTCGCGCTAAGAGCCTGA
- a CDS encoding HAD-IA family hydrolase, with protein sequence MKLALFDCDGTLVDSAGLIHETMRRTFEKFGKPEPRFEDTKAIIGLTLDIAIARMQGKPHVEQEDVDMTAHYKSLFSVVRQDLDYREPLFPGIREMIDALTGREDLLIGAVTGKSRRGLKLVMETHGFDKHFVVARTADDCPSKPHPAMVSECCDETGIDATDTIVIGDAIYDMQMAKAAGAKAIGVAWGYASVDELIANGADAIAYHPDEILRHFS encoded by the coding sequence ATGAAACTCGCGCTTTTTGACTGTGACGGCACGCTGGTCGACAGTGCCGGGCTGATCCATGAAACCATGCGCCGCACCTTCGAAAAATTCGGCAAGCCCGAGCCGCGCTTCGAGGACACCAAGGCGATCATCGGCCTGACGCTCGATATCGCCATTGCCCGCATGCAGGGCAAGCCGCATGTCGAGCAGGAAGATGTCGACATGACCGCACACTACAAATCTCTGTTTTCGGTCGTGCGTCAGGATCTCGACTACCGCGAGCCGCTCTTTCCCGGCATTCGCGAGATGATCGATGCGCTTACCGGGCGCGAGGATCTGCTGATCGGTGCGGTGACCGGCAAGTCCCGGCGCGGGCTGAAGCTCGTGATGGAGACGCACGGCTTCGACAAGCATTTCGTCGTTGCACGCACCGCCGACGATTGCCCCTCCAAGCCGCATCCGGCCATGGTGAGCGAATGCTGCGACGAAACCGGCATTGACGCGACCGACACCATTGTCATTGGTGACGCGATTTACGATATGCAGATGGCAAAGGCCGCCGGCGCCAAGGCGATCGGCGTTGCCTGGGGATATGCCAGCGTGGATGAGCTGATCGCCAACGGCGCCGATGCGATCGCCTATCATCCTGACGAGATCTTGCGCCATTTTTCCTGA
- a CDS encoding RluA family pseudouridine synthase, whose product MAGIEHIKVEPDEAGMRLDRWFKIHYPGLGFGPLQKLLRSGQVRIDGGRVKSDARVQPGQMVRIPPLDVDAKAKAGPIAGKDLKHSSDFELLSRMVLHEDEKVIVLNKPPGLAVQGGSGVARHIDQMLEAWTSPKGEKPRLVHRLDRDTSGVLVIARTRGAAQKLTAAFRERDTKKTYWALVKGVPRKHEDRISTWLVKEPTADGDRMRIAKHGEEGADHAISFYRVRETAAQNLAWLEMEPYTGRTHQLRVHALHIGHPIIGDPKYYDEDPNWDFPGGIQKKLHLHARHIDIPHPSGGRLRVSAPLPPHMVQTWNLLGLDLAGAERDDE is encoded by the coding sequence ATGGCAGGTATAGAACACATCAAGGTGGAGCCCGATGAAGCGGGCATGCGGCTCGACCGCTGGTTCAAGATCCACTACCCGGGTCTCGGCTTCGGCCCGTTGCAAAAGCTCTTGCGCTCCGGCCAGGTGCGTATCGATGGCGGCCGCGTCAAGTCGGATGCCCGCGTGCAACCCGGTCAGATGGTGCGCATACCGCCGCTCGATGTCGATGCCAAGGCGAAGGCCGGACCGATCGCCGGCAAGGATCTCAAGCATTCGAGCGATTTCGAACTGCTCTCGCGAATGGTGCTGCACGAAGACGAGAAGGTCATCGTGCTCAACAAGCCACCCGGTCTTGCTGTCCAGGGCGGCTCCGGTGTCGCCCGGCATATCGATCAGATGCTCGAAGCCTGGACCAGCCCGAAGGGTGAGAAGCCGCGCCTCGTTCACCGCCTCGACCGCGATACGTCGGGCGTGCTCGTGATTGCGCGCACCCGCGGTGCCGCGCAGAAGCTGACGGCTGCCTTCCGCGAGCGCGATACCAAGAAGACTTACTGGGCGCTGGTCAAGGGCGTGCCGCGCAAGCACGAGGACAGGATTTCGACCTGGCTCGTCAAGGAGCCGACGGCCGACGGCGATCGCATGCGCATCGCCAAGCATGGCGAGGAGGGCGCCGATCACGCGATTTCCTTCTACCGCGTGCGCGAGACGGCGGCCCAGAACCTGGCCTGGCTGGAGATGGAGCCCTATACGGGACGCACCCACCAGCTGCGCGTCCACGCGCTGCATATCGGCCACCCGATCATCGGCGATCCGAAATATTACGACGAAGATCCAAACTGGGATTTCCCCGGCGGCATCCAGAAGAAGCTGCATCTGCACGCACGCCATATCGATATCCCGCACCCGTCCGGCGGGCGCTTGCGTGTCAGTGCGCCGCTGCCACCGCACATGGTACAGACATGGAACCTGCTCGGCCTCGACCTTGCCGGGGCTGAGAGAGACGACGAATGA
- the crcB gene encoding fluoride efflux transporter CrcB, whose product MFQALLVAVGGAIGSLLRYYVGLGSLRLMGPGFPWGTLIVNVVGCFIIGVFAEMIMRRFNASVELRLLLITGFLGGFTTFSAFSLDAITLFERGEVFAGGIYIAASVGLSMVAVMAGLGLMRALI is encoded by the coding sequence ATGTTCCAGGCTCTGCTCGTCGCGGTCGGCGGCGCAATCGGTTCGCTTCTGCGCTATTATGTCGGCCTCGGCTCTCTGCGGCTCATGGGGCCGGGCTTCCCTTGGGGAACGCTCATCGTCAACGTCGTCGGCTGCTTCATTATCGGTGTCTTTGCCGAGATGATCATGCGCCGTTTCAATGCTTCGGTGGAACTGCGGCTGCTGCTGATCACCGGTTTTCTCGGCGGCTTTACCACCTTCTCCGCCTTCTCGCTGGATGCGATCACGCTGTTCGAGCGCGGCGAGGTTTTTGCCGGCGGCATCTATATCGCAGCAAGCGTCGGGCTCTCGATGGTCGCTGTCATGGCCGGCCTCGGCCTGATGCGCGCGCTCATCTGA
- the gcvT gene encoding glycine cleavage system aminomethyltransferase GcvT produces the protein MDDTAALKKTPLHALHLSLGARMVPFAGYDMPVQYPAGVMKEHLQTRTAAGLFDVSHMGQVIIKAKSGKYEDVALALESLVPVDILGLAEGRQRYGFFTDENGGILDDLMITHLDDHLFVVVNAACKDEDVAHLQKHLSGTCDITVLDRALIALQGPRAVEALAELWADVAAMKFMDVRHCRLHDVSCLVSRSGYSGEDGFEISIPADKAVDVTNRLLEHPDVEPIGLGARDSLRLEAGLCLYGNDIDTTTSPVEAAIEWGMQKARRTGGARAGGFPGAERILGELDKGVSRKRVGLKPEGKAPVRGHAKLYADAEGKAEIGEVTSGGFGPSVEGPVAMGYVPVSHMAPGTQIYAEVRGKYLPITVSALPFITPTYKR, from the coding sequence TTGGACGATACTGCTGCCCTCAAGAAAACCCCGCTTCACGCGCTGCATCTGTCGCTCGGCGCCCGCATGGTGCCCTTCGCAGGCTACGACATGCCGGTGCAATACCCGGCCGGCGTGATGAAGGAACACCTGCAGACCCGCACCGCCGCCGGCCTCTTCGATGTCTCCCATATGGGCCAGGTCATCATCAAGGCGAAGTCCGGCAAGTACGAGGATGTAGCGCTCGCGCTCGAAAGCCTCGTGCCGGTCGATATTCTCGGCCTTGCCGAGGGACGCCAGCGCTACGGTTTCTTCACGGATGAGAATGGCGGCATCCTCGACGACCTGATGATCACCCATCTCGACGACCATCTCTTCGTCGTCGTCAACGCCGCCTGCAAGGATGAGGACGTCGCGCACCTTCAGAAGCATCTCTCCGGCACCTGCGACATCACCGTGCTCGACCGCGCCCTGATCGCACTTCAAGGTCCTCGCGCCGTCGAAGCACTTGCCGAACTCTGGGCCGATGTCGCCGCCATGAAATTCATGGACGTGCGCCACTGCCGCCTGCACGACGTTTCCTGTCTCGTCTCCCGCTCGGGTTATTCCGGCGAGGACGGGTTCGAAATCTCCATTCCCGCCGACAAGGCTGTCGATGTCACCAATCGGTTGCTCGAGCATCCCGATGTCGAGCCGATCGGCCTCGGCGCCCGTGACTCGCTGCGCCTTGAAGCCGGCCTCTGCCTCTATGGCAACGATATCGACACGACCACCTCGCCGGTAGAAGCGGCCATCGAATGGGGCATGCAGAAGGCCCGCCGCACCGGTGGCGCCCGCGCCGGCGGTTTCCCGGGTGCCGAGCGTATCCTCGGCGAACTGGACAAGGGCGTTTCCCGCAAGCGCGTCGGCCTGAAGCCAGAGGGCAAGGCGCCGGTGCGCGGCCATGCCAAGCTCTATGCCGATGCCGAAGGCAAGGCTGAGATCGGCGAAGTCACCTCGGGTGGTTTCGGCCCTTCCGTCGAAGGCCCTGTCGCCATGGGCTATGTGCCGGTTTCCCACATGGCACCGGGCACGCAGATCTACGCGGAAGTGCGCGGCAAATATCTGCCCATCACCGTTTCCGCCCTTCCCTTCATCACGCCGACCTACAAACGCTGA
- the gcvH gene encoding glycine cleavage system protein GcvH — MLKFTQEHEWLKLEGDVATVGITTYAVEQLGDLVFVELPEVGATFSKDGNAATVESVKAASDVYCPLDGEIVEVNPAIVADPSLVNSDPQGAGWFFKLKLKNLSDADGLLDEAAYKELTA, encoded by the coding sequence ATGCTGAAATTTACCCAGGAACATGAATGGCTGAAGCTCGAAGGCGATGTCGCGACCGTCGGCATCACCACCTACGCTGTCGAGCAGCTCGGTGACCTCGTTTTTGTGGAACTGCCTGAGGTCGGCGCCACCTTCTCCAAGGATGGCAATGCCGCGACCGTCGAATCCGTCAAGGCGGCTTCGGATGTCTATTGTCCGCTCGATGGCGAGATCGTCGAAGTCAATCCGGCTATCGTTGCCGATCCGTCGCTCGTCAATTCCGATCCGCAGGGCGCAGGCTGGTTCTTCAAGCTCAAGCTCAAGAACCTCTCCGATGCCGATGGCCTGCTCGACGAAGCAGCCTACAAGGAGCTGACTGCGTAA
- the gcvP gene encoding aminomethyl-transferring glycine dehydrogenase yields the protein MTTPTEFQFTDYQPYDFANRRHIGPSPSEMSDMLGVIGYKSLDALIDATVPPAIRQKAPLLWGAPMTEREALDKLRETANKNKVLTSLIGQGYYGTITPPVIQRNILENPAWYTAYTPYQPEISQGRLEALLNYQTMICDLTGLDVANASLLDEATAAAEGMAMAERVSKSKAKAFFVDADCHPQTIELIKTRAEPLGWSVIVGDPFKDLDPVDVFGAIFQYPGTHGHVRDFTGLISRLHQTGAIAVVAADILSLTLLKSPGEMGADIAIGSSQRFGVPVGYGGPHAAYMSVKDAIKRSMPGRLVGVSVDARGNRAYRLSLQTREQHIRREKATSNICTAQVLLAVMASMYAVFHGPKGIKAIAQQVHQKAVLMAKGLEKLGYKVEPDTFFDTITVDVGHMQGLILRAAVAEGVNLRKVGQTKIGMSLDERTRPATLEAVWRAFGGNFQIADFEPSYRLPKDLLRTSEYLTHPIFHMNRAESEMTRYIRRLSDRDLALDRSMIPLGSCTMKLNATAEMLPITWPEFSDIHPFVPADQALGYREMIDDLTEKLCAVTGYDAFSMQPNSGAQGEYAGLLTIRNYHMANGQGHRDVCLIPTSAHGTNPASAQMVGMKVVVVKVRENGDIDLDDFRAKAVEHAANLSCCMITYPSTHGVFEETVKEICDLVHQHGGQVYLDGANMNAMVGLSRPGDIGSDVSHLNLHKTFCIPHGGGGPGMGPIGVKSHLAPHLPGHPETDGRSGAVSAAAFGSASILPISWSYCLMMGGEGLTQATKVAILNANYIAARLKGAYDVLYKSAAGRVAHECIIDTRPLVDSCGVTVDDVAKRLIDCGFHAPTMSWPVAGTLMIEPTESETKAELDRFCEAMLAIRQEARDIEEGRSDKLNNPLKNAPHTVEDLVGEWDRPYSREQACFPPGAFRVDKYWSPVNRVDNVFGDRNLICTCPPVEAYAEAAE from the coding sequence ATGACGACGCCTACCGAATTCCAGTTCACCGACTATCAGCCCTATGACTTCGCAAACCGTCGTCATATCGGCCCCTCGCCGTCTGAAATGTCGGATATGCTCGGTGTCATCGGCTACAAGAGCCTCGATGCGCTGATCGACGCAACCGTGCCGCCCGCCATCCGCCAGAAGGCGCCGCTCCTCTGGGGCGCGCCGATGACGGAGCGCGAGGCGCTCGACAAGCTGCGCGAAACCGCCAACAAGAACAAGGTCCTGACCTCGCTGATCGGCCAGGGCTACTACGGCACGATCACGCCGCCGGTCATCCAGCGCAACATCCTTGAAAACCCGGCCTGGTACACGGCCTACACGCCCTACCAGCCGGAGATCTCGCAGGGCCGCCTCGAAGCGCTGCTGAATTACCAGACGATGATCTGCGACCTGACCGGCCTCGACGTCGCCAACGCCTCGTTGCTCGATGAAGCCACCGCCGCAGCCGAAGGCATGGCGATGGCAGAGCGTGTCTCCAAGTCGAAGGCCAAAGCATTCTTCGTCGATGCAGACTGCCATCCGCAGACGATCGAGCTGATCAAGACCCGTGCCGAGCCACTCGGGTGGTCCGTCATCGTCGGCGACCCCTTCAAGGATCTCGATCCGGTAGATGTCTTCGGCGCGATCTTCCAATATCCGGGCACGCACGGCCATGTGCGCGATTTCACCGGCCTGATCTCCCGTCTGCACCAGACGGGCGCGATCGCCGTCGTTGCCGCCGACATCCTGTCGCTGACGCTTCTGAAGTCGCCGGGCGAAATGGGCGCCGACATCGCCATCGGTTCCTCGCAGCGTTTCGGCGTTCCGGTCGGCTACGGTGGTCCGCACGCGGCCTACATGTCGGTCAAGGATGCCATCAAGCGCTCCATGCCCGGCCGTCTCGTCGGCGTCTCCGTCGATGCCCGCGGCAACCGCGCCTATCGCCTGTCGCTGCAGACGCGCGAACAGCATATCCGCCGCGAAAAGGCGACGTCGAACATTTGCACCGCGCAGGTTCTGCTCGCCGTCATGGCCTCCATGTACGCCGTATTCCATGGTCCGAAGGGCATCAAGGCGATCGCCCAGCAGGTCCACCAGAAGGCCGTGCTGATGGCCAAGGGTCTGGAAAAGCTCGGCTATAAAGTCGAGCCGGACACGTTCTTCGACACGATCACCGTCGATGTCGGACATATGCAGGGCCTCATCCTGCGCGCAGCCGTCGCCGAAGGTGTCAACCTGCGCAAGGTGGGTCAGACGAAGATCGGCATGTCGCTCGACGAGCGCACCCGCCCGGCAACGCTGGAAGCCGTCTGGCGCGCCTTCGGCGGCAATTTCCAGATCGCCGATTTCGAGCCGTCCTATCGCCTGCCGAAGGATCTCTTGCGCACCAGCGAATACCTGACGCATCCGATCTTCCACATGAATCGCGCCGAAAGCGAAATGACCCGCTACATCCGCCGGCTCTCCGACCGCGATCTGGCGCTTGACCGCTCGATGATCCCGCTCGGCTCCTGCACGATGAAGCTGAACGCCACGGCCGAAATGCTGCCGATCACTTGGCCCGAATTCTCGGATATCCATCCGTTCGTTCCGGCCGACCAGGCGCTTGGCTATCGCGAAATGATCGATGACCTCACGGAAAAGCTCTGCGCCGTCACCGGCTATGACGCATTCTCCATGCAGCCGAATTCCGGCGCGCAGGGCGAATATGCGGGCCTGCTGACCATCCGCAATTACCACATGGCCAACGGCCAGGGTCACCGCGACGTCTGCCTCATCCCGACCTCGGCACATGGCACCAACCCGGCCTCGGCCCAGATGGTCGGCATGAAGGTCGTCGTCGTCAAGGTTCGCGAAAACGGCGATATCGACCTCGACGATTTCCGCGCCAAGGCGGTGGAACATGCGGCAAACCTGTCCTGCTGCATGATCACCTACCCCTCGACGCACGGCGTGTTCGAGGAAACCGTCAAGGAAATCTGCGATCTCGTGCATCAGCACGGCGGTCAGGTCTATCTCGACGGCGCCAACATGAACGCCATGGTCGGCCTGTCCCGTCCTGGTGACATCGGCTCCGACGTCTCGCATCTCAACCTGCACAAGACCTTCTGCATCCCGCATGGCGGCGGCGGTCCCGGCATGGGCCCGATCGGCGTCAAGTCGCATCTGGCGCCTCACCTGCCCGGCCATCCGGAAACGGACGGTCGTTCGGGCGCGGTTTCCGCAGCAGCCTTTGGCTCGGCGTCCATCCTGCCGATCTCCTGGAGCTACTGCCTGATGATGGGAGGCGAAGGCCTGACGCAGGCAACGAAGGTGGCGATCCTCAACGCCAACTATATCGCTGCCCGCCTGAAGGGCGCTTACGACGTGCTCTACAAGTCGGCTGCCGGCCGCGTGGCACACGAATGCATCATCGACACGCGCCCGCTGGTCGATAGCTGCGGCGTGACCGTCGATGACGTTGCCAAGCGCCTGATCGACTGCGGCTTCCATGCCCCGACCATGAGCTGGCCGGTTGCCGGAACGCTGATGATTGAGCCGACCGAGTCTGAGACCAAGGCCGAACTCGACCGCTTCTGCGAAGCGATGCTGGCGATCCGTCAGGAAGCCCGCGATATCGAGGAAGGCCGTTCGGACAAGCTGAACAACCCGCTGAAGAACGCCCCGCATACGGTGGAAGACCTCGTCGGCGAATGGGATCGCCCCTATTCGCGCGAACAGGCCTGCTTCCCCCCCGGTGCCTTCCGCGTCGACAAGTACTGGTCGCCGGTCAACCGCGTCGATAACGTCTTCGGCGACCGCAACCTGATCTGCACCTGCCCGCCCGTCGAGGCCTACGCAGAGGCAGCCGAGTAG
- a CDS encoding DUF982 domain-containing protein — protein sequence MQAPWSKPVLVALEEPGQYETIANTQAASWAMIEDWPTEDGAALDQALLICADVIKGKRTGEDARKAFIAAAVEAGLDIKA from the coding sequence ATGCAGGCGCCCTGGTCGAAGCCCGTGCTCGTCGCCCTCGAAGAGCCCGGCCAATATGAGACCATCGCCAATACCCAGGCGGCCTCCTGGGCGATGATCGAGGACTGGCCGACGGAAGATGGTGCCGCACTGGATCAGGCGCTGCTGATCTGCGCCGATGTCATCAAAGGCAAGCGCACCGGCGAGGATGCGCGCAAGGCTTTCATCGCCGCCGCAGTCGAAGCTGGCCTCGACATCAAAGCCTGA
- a CDS encoding SDR family NAD(P)-dependent oxidoreductase, translating to MSGLFGATSTTDEVLSGVDLKGKRVLVTGVSAGLGVETARVLAAHGAQVVGTARDLAKARVATEVVRAGAADGGGLEIVELDLASLASVRACADALVADGRPFDVIIANAGVMAAPFGHTADGFETQFGTNHLGHFVLVNRIAPLIKSGGRVVIVASSGHRMAPFSLDDLNFESKTYEPWAAYAQSKTANILFAVELDRRLGERGIRATALHPGGIQTELGRHLDPGMIEGMLAQINAALAAEGKSGFEWKTIPQGAATSVWAGFVAPADAIGGKYCENCHVSHVTDAEISPISEGVRSYALDPETAKALWARSEEMVGERF from the coding sequence ATGAGTGGACTTTTTGGCGCGACATCGACCACCGACGAGGTGCTTTCCGGCGTCGATCTCAAGGGCAAGCGTGTTTTGGTGACGGGTGTTTCGGCCGGTCTCGGTGTGGAAACCGCGCGCGTGCTGGCAGCCCATGGAGCACAGGTCGTGGGTACGGCACGTGATCTCGCAAAGGCAAGGGTGGCAACGGAGGTCGTGCGCGCCGGTGCAGCCGATGGAGGCGGCCTTGAGATCGTCGAGCTCGATCTTGCTTCTCTGGCAAGCGTACGAGCCTGCGCCGATGCGCTTGTTGCGGATGGCCGCCCATTCGATGTCATCATTGCCAATGCCGGCGTGATGGCCGCCCCCTTCGGCCACACCGCCGACGGTTTCGAAACACAGTTCGGCACCAATCATCTCGGTCATTTCGTGCTGGTCAACCGCATCGCGCCGCTCATCAAATCCGGTGGCCGTGTGGTGATCGTCGCATCCTCAGGCCATCGCATGGCACCTTTCAGCCTCGACGACCTCAATTTCGAGAGCAAGACCTATGAGCCCTGGGCGGCCTATGCCCAGTCGAAAACCGCAAATATCCTCTTCGCGGTGGAGCTCGACCGGCGCCTCGGGGAGCGCGGCATCCGCGCAACGGCATTGCATCCCGGCGGCATCCAGACCGAGCTCGGCCGTCATCTCGACCCCGGCATGATCGAAGGCATGCTGGCGCAGATCAATGCGGCACTTGCTGCCGAGGGCAAGTCGGGCTTCGAGTGGAAGACAATACCGCAGGGTGCAGCGACTTCCGTGTGGGCCGGTTTCGTCGCCCCGGCAGACGCGATCGGCGGCAAATATTGCGAGAATTGCCACGTCTCACACGTGACGGACGCCGAGATCAGCCCGATTTCCGAGGGCGTACGCTCCTATGCGCTCGATCCCGAAACGGCGAAGGCATTGTGGGCCAGGAGTGAAGAAATGGTTGGCGAGCGCTTCTAG
- a CDS encoding TetR/AcrR family transcriptional regulator, which yields MAGKSDGPAVRKPRADAERNRLLLMETAKTVFADKGSSASLEEIARLAGVGIGTLYRHFPTRDALISAVYRNETAQLAAAAGSLSETHPPVEALRLWLVQFVDYVVTKHGMSELLDSLVGGTSQLYADSVTPITDAVNLLIDRATGAGEIRLTMDPLDLLRALAGGASISCGPAWRQAARQLIDILIAGMRANG from the coding sequence ATGGCCGGAAAAAGTGACGGGCCTGCCGTCCGAAAGCCGCGTGCGGATGCCGAGCGCAATCGCCTTCTATTGATGGAAACGGCAAAGACCGTCTTCGCCGACAAGGGCTCCAGCGCCAGCCTGGAGGAAATCGCCCGCCTCGCCGGTGTTGGCATTGGTACGCTCTATCGCCATTTCCCGACGCGCGATGCGCTGATTTCCGCCGTCTATCGCAACGAGACTGCCCAGCTTGCGGCTGCGGCCGGGAGCTTGTCCGAAACGCATCCGCCTGTCGAAGCGCTTCGCCTGTGGCTGGTGCAGTTCGTCGACTATGTGGTGACCAAACACGGCATGTCCGAGCTGCTGGATTCACTTGTTGGAGGCACGTCGCAGCTCTATGCCGATTCCGTTACCCCAATCACCGATGCCGTCAATCTGCTGATCGACCGCGCCACTGGGGCCGGCGAGATCCGCCTCACCATGGACCCGCTCGACCTTCTTCGGGCACTTGCCGGTGGTGCAAGCATCAGCTGCGGCCCGGCCTGGAGGCAAGCGGCCCGCCAGCTCATCGATATCCTGATCGCAGGCATGAGGGCCAATGGCTAA
- a CDS encoding flagellar basal body protein, with amino-acid sequence MSISAITHTALSGMLAQTKRAGAIANNVANASTPGYGRLDTSFQSVEPTGVQASVTATDQDVDFATELTDLVETEQSYKANAGVFETGADLWDVLMSIKRD; translated from the coding sequence ATGAGCATTTCTGCAATCACGCATACGGCTCTTTCGGGAATGCTGGCGCAGACGAAGCGCGCAGGCGCGATCGCCAACAATGTCGCCAATGCGAGCACGCCGGGCTACGGCCGGCTGGACACGAGCTTCCAGTCTGTTGAACCGACGGGTGTTCAGGCAAGCGTCACCGCGACCGACCAGGACGTGGATTTCGCGACCGAACTGACCGACCTCGTCGAAACCGAACAGAGCTACAAGGCCAATGCCGGGGTCTTCGAAACCGGCGCCGATCTCTGGGACGTGCTGATGAGCATCAAGCGCGATTAA
- a CDS encoding LysE family translocator — MLLLFLKGALLGVIITAPLGPIGTLCINRSLEKGFWYGFSGGLGTALGDASYALVAVAGIAVFSETMSMATVPLALGGGLMLLWLGWRGLKNKGKIKAAKINAADFLHTTISTFLLTISNPATILSFGALFAGLGLTEETRRFSSAMIVSGVFMGSLLWWFCLSGAVSLARDRLSTDFTAKVGRATSYMLIAFGAVALGSVAYSIV, encoded by the coding sequence ATGCTCCTCCTGTTCCTCAAGGGCGCCCTCCTGGGTGTCATCATCACTGCGCCGCTCGGGCCGATCGGAACGCTCTGCATCAACCGCAGCCTCGAGAAGGGGTTCTGGTATGGCTTTTCCGGCGGACTAGGGACTGCGCTCGGGGATGCAAGCTATGCGCTGGTCGCTGTCGCCGGGATTGCCGTTTTCTCAGAGACCATGTCGATGGCCACCGTTCCGCTGGCGCTTGGGGGTGGCCTGATGCTGCTCTGGCTCGGCTGGCGGGGGCTGAAAAACAAGGGAAAGATCAAGGCGGCAAAGATCAATGCGGCCGACTTCCTGCATACGACCATCTCGACCTTCCTGCTGACCATTTCCAATCCGGCAACGATCCTCTCGTTTGGCGCACTGTTTGCCGGCCTCGGCCTGACGGAGGAGACGCGCCGGTTCAGTTCGGCAATGATCGTCTCGGGCGTCTTCATGGGATCTCTGCTCTGGTGGTTCTGCCTGAGCGGCGCCGTCAGCCTCGCAAGAGACCGGCTCTCGACCGATTTCACGGCCAAGGTCGGCCGAGCGACAAGCTACATGCTGATCGCCTTCGGCGCGGTGGCGCTCGGTTCGGTGGCTTATTCGATCGTATAG
- the sufA gene encoding Fe-S cluster assembly scaffold SufA, producing the protein MGFAVMSMTTAAADRVKAIVENGGPDAKGIRVGIKKGGCAGMEYTIDMVTEPNAKDDLIERDGARVWIEPSAVLYLLGTELGFETTTLRSGFIFTNPNQTSACGCGESVELKPADLAALAARGDAVVPAQH; encoded by the coding sequence ATGGGCTTTGCAGTAATGAGCATGACGACAGCCGCCGCGGACCGCGTGAAGGCGATCGTCGAAAATGGCGGGCCGGATGCCAAAGGCATTCGCGTCGGCATCAAGAAGGGTGGCTGCGCCGGGATGGAATATACCATCGACATGGTGACAGAACCCAATGCCAAGGACGACCTGATCGAGCGCGACGGCGCCAGGGTCTGGATCGAGCCTTCGGCCGTTCTCTACCTGCTCGGCACCGAACTCGGCTTTGAAACGACGACACTGCGCTCCGGCTTCATCTTTACCAATCCAAATCAGACCTCGGCCTGCGGGTGTGGTGAATCTGTAGAGCTGAAGCCCGCCGATCTCGCAGCCCTAGCCGCGCGCGGCGATGCCGTGGTTCCGGCTCAGCATTAA